Genomic DNA from Patescibacteria group bacterium:
CTCGGTAATTTCCATTTTCTATGAACCGTGATTATCCGTTAGAGCGAGTTCGCAACATCGGAATCATTGCGCACATTGACGCTGGTAAGACCACTACCACAGAGCGCGTGCTTTTCTACACCGGTAAGAAGCACAAGATTGGCGAAGTGCATGAGGGCGAAGCCACCATGGACTGGATGGAGCAGGAACAGGAGCGCGGTATCACTATTACGGCTGCGGCTACTACCTGTTTCTGGAAGGATCACCGCATTAACATTATTGACACCCCAGGACACGTGGACTTCACCGTTGAAGTTGAGCGTTCTTTGCGCGTGCTTGATGGCGGCGTGACCGTTTTTGACGGTGTGGCTGGCGTTGAACCGCAGTCAGAAACCGTGTGGCACCAGGCTGATAAATACGGCGTGCCACGCGTTTGTTATATCAACAAATTGGACCGCACGGGCGCAGACTTCTATAAGGACTTGGCGAGCATTCACGCCCGCCTCTCTACAAACGCACATCCTATTCAGTTGCCGATTGGCGTTGAATCTGATTTCGTGGGTTTGATCGACCTTTTCACCCGCAAGGCCTACATCTATAAGGATGACCTCGGAAAAGAAATTGACGAGATTGAAGTGCCGGAGGAATACAAAGAGAAGGTTGAGAAGTTCCGCGCACAGCTTGTAGAGGCTTGTGTTGAGCATGATGAAACACTCATGGAGCGTTTCTTTGCTGGCGAAGAAATTTCTGTCCCAGAACTGAAGGCCGCGCTTCGCAAGGGCGTTATTGCCATGAAAGTATTTCCGGTTATTTGTGGTTCATCCTTGAAGAACAAGGGCGTTCAGCAGATGCTTGATGCGGTTGTCGATTTCCTACCGTCTCCGCTTGATCGTCCGGCCATTTCTGGTTTTAATCCGGACAATCCAGAGGAGTTGATTGAATGTCCAGCTAAGGATGACGCACCATTTGCGGCGCTCGCCTTTAAGATTGCCGCTGATCCATTTGTGGGCAAGCTTGCTTTCTTCCGCGTGTACTCTGGCTCTGTGAAGTCTGGTTCATACATCTTGAACTCTTCTACCGGTGAGAAGGAGCGCTTGTCCCGCATTGTCCGCTTGCACGCTAACTCGCGTGAAGAAGTGGACCAGGTGTATGCCGGTGAAATTGCCGCTGCCGTAGGTTTGAAAGGCACCGCTACCGGTCAGACGCTCTGTGATCCGGATCACCCAATTGTTCTCGAGTCCATCACCTTTGCTGCTCCGGTTATTTCCCAGGCTGTTGAACCAAAGACGAAGGGCGATCAGGAACGCATGGGCATGGCACTTGGAAAACTCATGGAAGAAGATCCTACTTTCCATGTGAACACTGATCCCGATTCCAATCAGACGATTATTGCAGGCATGGGCGAGCTTCACCTTGAAATCATGGTGGATCGCATGAAGCGTGAATACTCGGTCGAAGTGAACGTCGGCAAGCCACAGGTAAGCTACCGTGAAACCATTCGCGCTTCAGCTGAAGGTGAAGGACGCTACATTAAGCAGTCTGGTGGTCGCGGTCAGTATGGTCACGCATGGTTGCGTGTAGAACCGTTCATTGATCCTGAAGGCGAGAACTTCGTCTTTGAGGACGAGGTGAAGGGCGGTGCAATTCCGCGCGAGTTCATTACCCCAATTGGTAAGGGCGCGCGTGAAGCGTGTGATCGCGGTGTGTTGGCAGGCTTCCCACTCATTAACATCAAGGCCACTGTTTTTGACGGTTCGTACCATGATGTTGACTCTAATGAAGCCGCCTTTAAGATGGCCGGCTCCATGGCTTTCCAGGCAGCTATTAAGAACGCTAAGCCAGTCTTGCTCGAGCCAATCATGAAAATCGAGGTGGTAACACCAGAAGACTTCATGGGTACAGTGGTTGGAGACTTGAACAGCAAGCGCGGACAGATTCAGGAGATGGGCGATCGCGGAAACATGAAGACCGTCCGCGCTCTTGTGCCTCTCGCTGAAATGTTCGGCTACGCTACAAACCTCCGTTCGTTGACCCAGGGTCGCGCCTCCTCCTCCATGGAGTTTGGCGAGTACCAGGAAACCCCACGCAACGTGACGGAAGCCATTATCAAAGAAAGAACGGGCAAGCTATCAGAAAGAGTGTAGGAAAAAGCAAAGCACCCCTCACGGGGTGTTTTTGCTTTACAAAAGCTAAGTTTTTTGCTAGAGTTGCCGGTCCCTTTTATTGGAGGTAAACGTGGACGAACCAACGTTTCTTGTTGTCGATGACGACCAGGCTAAGCTAGCTGGCGCCGTGGAGGTGGTGAAGGAGATTTTTCCCGGAGCGGATATCAAAGAAAGGCTCATTGGGTTCATGGAACCGTGGACCAGGCAGACGCTCGCGGAATATGTCCGTACCGAGGATCGTGACGTGGTCATCATGGACAATAGCTTGGGAATGGTCTTGGGTGGTTCGATCGGCGGACCTCTCAGGAAGATGCTCGGTCCTGACCATTCCATGGAGCTCGTGATCTATAGCGGGGATCTCTCCGCTTGGAAGGGCTCACCGTTCGCCGGCGCACTTGGCCGTCTGGGCTGGCATTACGGAGCAACGCGTAAAGACGAGTTGCGGGAGACGCTCGTACAGTTGCGTCAAGACAAGTTCTCAGGCAAATAGCGTCGTTCGGATCCCGTCGTTGGCTTTGTGCCGACGGTGGGATTTTACTTTCCACCTATTTTTTTGACTTTGCGCACCTGAGTGTCTAAGCTTTCCGCATATGCAGAACTCCCAACTTGATCGATTGCTGAAATTAGCCAAGCGAACGGGCGACCGTCTCATAGTCACGAGTAATGACGGCGCCGAGCCGGTGGTCATCCTTCCGCTCGCTGAGTACGAAGGCATGTTAGACGCTATGACCTTTTTTCGCAGCGAAAAAGGGGGGAGCTCCAATCCCGCGTTTGAGGAAAATACAAACAACGAAGGCGGGTTTGACGCAGATGTTGAGAGAGGTCACGTGAGAAATGCCGTTACTGCTGAGGAGGCCGAAGGGGACTTCGATCCGGTGGCTCTTGAACGCCAGGTAATGGCCGCCATGAACCGGGAGGAGCCAGAGGTCGTGCCGGTCGAAACTTCAGCAGAAAGCCAGGCTACGCCAGTTCCGGAAGAAACCACAAGAAAACCCATTACTCGTAAGGTAAATCAGCCGGAAGACGGGGGAGAAGAGCGGTTCTATCTGGAAGCAGTGTAAACATTGGGGTTCTTCGTCCACCCAGCCCCTTGCGCGTTTTACTGAGCTTTGTTACACTCCTCCCGCATTTAAATCTTAGTATTTCATCATTCTTTGCGCCTTTTCTCCTCACCCGGGGAAAAAACGCTCCATAAACTTGTATGGCAGAGCAATTTGTGCGTGAAAAGCCACACGTTAACGTTGGCACTATTGGTCACGTTGACCACGGCAAGACCACTACGACCGCTGCTTTGACTGCTGTTTCAGCAGCCCGCGGCCTCGGTAAGACTAAGTCTTACGCTGATATCGCCAAGGGCGGTACGGTTCGTGATGCGTCCAAAATCGTGACTATCGCTACCAGCCACGTTGAGTATTCCTCAGCCAAGCGCCACTACGCGCACGTTGACTGTCCAGGACACGCTGATTATGTGAAGAACATGATCACGGGTGCTGCTCAGATGGACGCCGCAATTTTGGTGGTTTCCGCCGCTGACGGTCCAATGCCTCAGACTCGCGAGCACATTCTTCTCGCTCGCCAGGTTGGTGTTCCGTACATCATCGTCTTCTTGAACAAAGTTGACCTTGTTGATGATCCAGAACTCCTTGACCTCGTTGAACAGGAAGTTCGTGACCTTTTGACCAAGTACCAGTACCCGGGTGACACCACGCCAATTATCCGCGGTTCCGCCTCTAAGGCGCTTGAGAACCCAGCTGATGATACGGCTGCTAAGCCAATCCTTGATATTATCAAGGCCTTGGATGAATACGTTCCAGATCCAGTTCGTGATACCGAGAAGCCATTCTTAATGTCAGTGGAAGACGTGTTCTCCATTGAAGGACGCGGTACGGTGGTCACCGGTCGTATCGATCGCGGTGTAGTTAAGGTAAACGACGAAGTTGAAATCGTTGGTCTTAAGGATACCCAGAAGACGGTAGTCACTGGCATCGAAATGTTCAACAAGTCCCTTGATTCCGGTATGGCCGGAGATAACGCCGGTGTTCTGTTGCGCGGCGTGAAGAAGACGGACGTTGAGCGCGGTCAGGTACTGGCCAAGCCAGGTTCCGTGACCCCTCACACTAAGTTTGAAGCTGAAATCTACGCTTTGACTAAGGAAGAGGGTGGTCGCCACAAGCCGTTCTTTAAGGGCTACAAGCCACAGTTCTACATCCGCACTACGGATGTAACCGGTGAAATTGAGCTCCCAGCAGGAACCGAGATGGTTATGCCAGGAGACACGGTTAACTGTGTCGTAACCCTCATGAGCACGGTTGCTCTTGAAGACAAGATGCGTTTCGCTATCCGCGAGGGTGGCCGCACGGTTGGTGCTGGTGTGGTTGTAAAAATTATTGAATAATGTCCCACATGTAGGGGCGGGTTTAAAGACTCGCCCCTACCTCTGTAAACAATTGTCCTTTGTTCCCCTTGTATGGCCGATAAAGAAAAGAAAACTGAAGGTGAGAAGGAGCAGCGGATTCGTATTAAGATCCGCGCCTATGACCACAAGGTCATTGATGCTGCCACGGTGACTATTATCAAGACAGCGGAAAGAAGCGGGGCTAACGTGCTTGGTCCGGTGCCTCTGCCTACAGAACGCCGCCGCTACACGGTGAACCGTTCCACCTTCATTGATAAGCAGTCGCGTGATCAATATGAGATGCGTATCCATAAGCGTCTCATTGACATCATGAATCCTACGGAACGGACCATTGACGCTCTTATGAGCTTGAACCTTCCAGCCGGTGTCGACATCGAAATTAAAATGTAACGTGCGCGTTCGGGATTGCGATCTCAGCATCAGCTCCGCTGGTACCGCGATCGCAATCTCGAACAACCCCTCCTACAGTGAACCGGAAAGAAAGATCCTTTATTGGAAAACCTTCCCGACGCTTCATGCGGAGTTTGTGAGAGGAATTGCCTATTCACACCTGAACAAATCAACCTGAATGTATTAGCTCATTCGAGCATTACTTCAGGCTATAGCCCCCAACTTCCTTTGTGGAGTGACGTGGCTGTAGTCTGTTTTTGTTCAAAACGAACGTTCCGCCCACGGCTAACGTGGTGAACGATGATTCTATGAAATATATCATTGGTACAAAACTCGAGATGACCCAGGCTTTCCGTCCGGACGGATCGGCTGTGGCGGTGACTCTTATTTCTGCTGAGCCATGTACGGTGGCTCGTCTTGGAAAGGATGATTCAGGCCACTCCGTCGCCATCATTGGCGTCGGTAAGACCAAGCATCCGGCTAAGGCTCAAGCTAAGGAAGCGTTTGCACACATGCAGTCGCTTCGTCTCAAAGACGGCCAGACACTAGAAGTCGGTGCAGTCTTGTCCGTGAATGACTTTACCGTGGGCGACAAGATCACGGTCATTGGCACGAGTAAGGGCAAGGGCTTCCAAGGTGTGGTTAAGCGCCATGGATTCCATGGTCACCCAACCACCCACGGTCACAAAGACCAGGTCCGTAAGTCTGGTTCCATCGGTGCGGGTGGCGTGCAGCGCGTGTTCAAGGGCATGCGCATGGCCGGCCGAATGGGTGGAGATCGGGTTACGGTGCAAAATCTTGAGGTCATCACCATTGATACAGAAAAGAACATTTTGGGTGTGATGGGCGCAGTTCCGGGCGCGCGCGGAGGTTCGATCACCATTCATGAAACTGACGGAAATGTATGGCACAAGTAAAATGCTACACCTGGGATGGTAAAGATGCAGGCACGGTCTCCGTGTCTGACAAGCTTTTTGCTGTGACACCAAAGCTGTCTGTTATTCATGATGTCATCGTGGCACAGGATGCTAACAGCCGGGTCATTCATTCTCACGCTAAGGATCGCTCTGAGGTTCGCGGCGGTGGACGAAAGCCATGGAAGCAGAAGGGTACTGGTCGTGCTCGCCACGGTTCTTCACGCTCACCAATTTGGATTGGTGGAGGTGTGACCCATGGTCCGCAGAGTGACCAGAACTTCTCTTTGAAGATCAACAAGAAAACCAAGCGCTTGGCGATGGCTATGTTGTTGACGGATAAGATGAACGACGGTGCCTTTGTAGCTTTGGAAAACTATGCACTTCCAGAAGGGAAGACAAAGTTCGCAAACCAGATGCGCAAGGCGCTTCCGGGGGCAGGTAAATCCGCTCTCGTACTCTTGACTGTTGGCGACGACGTTATGCTCCGCGCAGCCAAGAACTTGCCTAAGACAAAGACTATGTACGCCCACAGCTTGAACGCTCGTGATTTGGCTAAGTATGCTTTCGTCTTGGCTT
This window encodes:
- the fusA gene encoding elongation factor G — translated: MNRDYPLERVRNIGIIAHIDAGKTTTTERVLFYTGKKHKIGEVHEGEATMDWMEQEQERGITITAAATTCFWKDHRINIIDTPGHVDFTVEVERSLRVLDGGVTVFDGVAGVEPQSETVWHQADKYGVPRVCYINKLDRTGADFYKDLASIHARLSTNAHPIQLPIGVESDFVGLIDLFTRKAYIYKDDLGKEIDEIEVPEEYKEKVEKFRAQLVEACVEHDETLMERFFAGEEISVPELKAALRKGVIAMKVFPVICGSSLKNKGVQQMLDAVVDFLPSPLDRPAISGFNPDNPEELIECPAKDDAPFAALAFKIAADPFVGKLAFFRVYSGSVKSGSYILNSSTGEKERLSRIVRLHANSREEVDQVYAGEIAAAVGLKGTATGQTLCDPDHPIVLESITFAAPVISQAVEPKTKGDQERMGMALGKLMEEDPTFHVNTDPDSNQTIIAGMGELHLEIMVDRMKREYSVEVNVGKPQVSYRETIRASAEGEGRYIKQSGGRGQYGHAWLRVEPFIDPEGENFVFEDEVKGGAIPREFITPIGKGAREACDRGVLAGFPLINIKATVFDGSYHDVDSNEAAFKMAGSMAFQAAIKNAKPVLLEPIMKIEVVTPEDFMGTVVGDLNSKRGQIQEMGDRGNMKTVRALVPLAEMFGYATNLRSLTQGRASSSMEFGEYQETPRNVTEAIIKERTGKLSERV
- the tuf gene encoding elongation factor Tu, whose translation is MAEQFVREKPHVNVGTIGHVDHGKTTTTAALTAVSAARGLGKTKSYADIAKGGTVRDASKIVTIATSHVEYSSAKRHYAHVDCPGHADYVKNMITGAAQMDAAILVVSAADGPMPQTREHILLARQVGVPYIIVFLNKVDLVDDPELLDLVEQEVRDLLTKYQYPGDTTPIIRGSASKALENPADDTAAKPILDIIKALDEYVPDPVRDTEKPFLMSVEDVFSIEGRGTVVTGRIDRGVVKVNDEVEIVGLKDTQKTVVTGIEMFNKSLDSGMAGDNAGVLLRGVKKTDVERGQVLAKPGSVTPHTKFEAEIYALTKEEGGRHKPFFKGYKPQFYIRTTDVTGEIELPAGTEMVMPGDTVNCVVTLMSTVALEDKMRFAIREGGRTVGAGVVVKIIE
- the rpsJ gene encoding 30S ribosomal protein S10; its protein translation is MADKEKKTEGEKEQRIRIKIRAYDHKVIDAATVTIIKTAERSGANVLGPVPLPTERRRYTVNRSTFIDKQSRDQYEMRIHKRLIDIMNPTERTIDALMSLNLPAGVDIEIKM
- the rplC gene encoding 50S ribosomal protein L3, with the protein product MKYIIGTKLEMTQAFRPDGSAVAVTLISAEPCTVARLGKDDSGHSVAIIGVGKTKHPAKAQAKEAFAHMQSLRLKDGQTLEVGAVLSVNDFTVGDKITVIGTSKGKGFQGVVKRHGFHGHPTTHGHKDQVRKSGSIGAGGVQRVFKGMRMAGRMGGDRVTVQNLEVITIDTEKNILGVMGAVPGARGGSITIHETDGNVWHK
- the rplD gene encoding 50S ribosomal protein L4, with amino-acid sequence MAQVKCYTWDGKDAGTVSVSDKLFAVTPKLSVIHDVIVAQDANSRVIHSHAKDRSEVRGGGRKPWKQKGTGRARHGSSRSPIWIGGGVTHGPQSDQNFSLKINKKTKRLAMAMLLTDKMNDGAFVALENYALPEGKTKFANQMRKALPGAGKSALVLLTVGDDVMLRAAKNLPKTKTMYAHSLNARDLAKYAFVLASKTAIETLEHTFAL